A section of the Babylonia areolata isolate BAREFJ2019XMU chromosome 1, ASM4173473v1, whole genome shotgun sequence genome encodes:
- the LOC143294680 gene encoding uncharacterized protein LOC143294680 isoform X3 encodes MCPLFHSTKYKMAEEGKDGSDCITHSCLLCGQKLGTKEALQQHSETCKVDSVALQIKREPEEETSGIKESGNDTSTKGSPGKLIESTDKSACVEAFGKKQVTSDTCTSSQASTSCIKIKTEPCDAIPSTTDCSQNVVQQPFTHTQMAGQGLNLMPQPLSASPLVFCSPQISETTSIQTSQPMQVSQVRFPVQLTLSPKYHEASKNKTAFELLRQRFRGKNKATPTTSTVRSILPKAIAVSCDEAANGKSDGTTGKGDDNVPRIEKVYYTSKADCDPVGQIKIAENAFHPPPLSKEFKLVHSKQKLAKSHNADKIKQLSEPAVQSSTASGLATSVVKSQCQAGPVVTVSGVQPQQSISHSMQLSQRLQCLPQNVPQTPPALIPAPLGLAPTPQGMLPCSQFTNMPSLLQNNNMVQQFLPPPSLVVFQPAQRNIVQNPVIPLLTPQPPACGVNVLPSHSSSVLLPACTAVTTAPSDLTPQTICSTTSAITVSKHSHAGTSESRKIPASSPATSSVQKAVTEQKLAAPVPLPVATLPQVIGGGISPAQSPQVAQNVLPNQATKVVWLPCGVSTSSPQNLIQFPSPMTANPLLMPGTALAPASQPTPSSVPGSVNVAANVVKQNPQSNIVLLPPVTPQGHILNGIRIEGPLKVPPSTDAPRIIHVDTRKGIQSVGVQTGWETVQTTRTVKTKKTNEDSSAGKTVSVDPGKKSGMVLIQPKDSSMNVNVSQDASWLTLKFQVEGSKVDHHTAAQVVVLTEYKVSQIAKMVLFGTVREHSPVILDDGRPFLPVVYTGPYIPKDPKTFVRKKDANLPVSEKADILVSDVFEKMDKSVSAENLDGLKGTGNSDSVIQTVKLLGKVVWLFLDYDGPKILWKLEPGKGHMLALPLERKLPEEVLNEIRIMLLKYRLKIPPHLDPFCPKLFSSTQAMKSDEKANASTRLFTLKNASPNSRRCIQRLPKSSQKKAKGTSKLPGTSRKRRRKAKLQQPKRGLQQHKRVKSSSPQLIVRERADVIQRALEAVVCVQRLPLTESLQQQLRVLSRLKNGDGQMQSLECIRTKSPVKAEHSETVQGMRGDNAQTMAPLEAHEENQMLKRNSEDDFEKKCPEQENPKEQNFNSVITDKKVLCENDENTDSVSDFGPESNLTSGTGKLHDQQDFEDPQQREETKLFDTFEEQMHAKRRNRKRPAVDSGVERPESGSSELSGKEVRRSYRILCRPKTDYKLKEHRYDYLEENGEVLTEVKMGDAPRKAQRKTDSNPVVESKRTVPYFVKGYRRSGFDVYIDKGASLEEEHGTHDDNPDQDMEGSDDSLTDEQFLKVHSRHVKELVLKKAKALPDSKKRVEGHVLYLCVICGSFQSLSMNEITGHLKEHYSGELNCQTCDFRAAYKQELMEHEALEHTGKPLYHCDVCSTSFFSKAVFLNHVKRHKTSTSCKTCSVSFPSKQALQVHEEAQKKMFVCHMCFTQFKNESTTRLHYKYCLNGYQCCLCYVKKTTVPDLTSHMEEEHSHHGPLHICSFEHCGATFLTKEELGSHTSEHVPTLY; translated from the exons ATGTGCCCGTTGTTCCACTCGACTAAATATAAAATGGCGGAGGAAGGGAAAG ATGGAAGCGACTGCATTACGCACTCTTGCTTGCTGTGTGGTCAGAAGCTTGGAACAAAAGAAGCTCTACAGCAACATAGTGAGACATGTAAGGTGGATTCTGTTGCACTGCAGATTAAAAGGGAACCTGAAGAAGAGACATCAGGAATCAAAGAATCTGGAAATGATACTTCTACAAAAGGGTCTCCAGGGAAGCTGATTGAATCCACTGACAAGTCTGCTTGTGTAGAAGCTTTTGGTAAGAAGCAGGTCACTTCAGACACATGTACTTCTTCACAAGCAAGTACTTCTTGCATTAAGATCAAGACTGAACCATGTGATGCCATACCTAGCACAACAGACTGCTCACAGAATGTTGTACaacaaccattcacacacacacagatggctggACAAGGACTGAATCTGATGCCTCAGCCATTGTCAGCCAGTCCATTGGTATTCTGCTCACCACAGATATCAGAAACAACTTCTATTCAGACATCTCAACCCATGCAGGTTTCTCAAGTAAGGTTTCCTGTGCAGCTAACACTCTCACCCAAATACCATGAAGCAAGTAAAAATAAGACAGCATTTGAGCTTCTTCGTCAGCGTTTCCGGGGTAAAAACAAAGCCACTCCGACCACCTCGACAGTGAGGAGCATACTTCCCAAAGCAATAGCTGTAAGCTGTGATGAAGCTGCAAATGGTAAATCTGATGGAACTACGGGCAAAGGTGATGACAATGTACCAAGAATAGAAAAAGTTTACTACACATCCAAGGCAGACTGTGATCCTGTTGGACAGATCAAAATAGCTGAGAATGCtttccatcccccacctctctccaaaGAGTTTAAACTGGTTCACTCAAAACAGAAGCTTGCTAAGAGTCATAACGCTGATAAAATTAAACAGTTATCAGAGCCTGCAGTACAGTCCAGTACAGCTTCTGGTTTGGCTACTTCTGTCGTAAAGTCCCAGTGTCAAGCTGGTCCAGTGGTTACTGTATCAGGTGTTCAGCCTCAGCAGAGCATTTCTCATTCAATGCAGCTGTCACAGAGGCTTCAGTGTTTGCCACAAAATGTTCCACAGACACCACCAGCTCTGATCCCTGCTCCTCTGGGTTTGGCTCCCACCCCACAAGGCATGCTTCCCTGTTCACAGTTTACTAATATGCCGAGTCTTTTACAGAATAATAATATGGTCCAGCAGTTTCTTCCTCCTCCGAGTCTGGTTGTTTTTCAGCCAGCCCAAAGAAACATTGTTCAAAATCCAGTGATACCGTTATTGACACCACAGCCGCCTgcctgtggtgttaatgtgttgCCATCCCACTCATCCTCTGTACTCTTGCCTGCTTGCACGGCAGTCACCACTGCTCCGTCTGACTTGACACCACAGACTATTTGCTCCACGACCTCTGCCATCACAGTCAGCAAACATTCACACGCAGGGACTTCAGAAAGTAGAAAGATTCCAGCTTCTTCACCAGCCACCTCTTCAGTACAGAAAGCTGTCACAGAACAGAAACTGGCTGCACCTGTTCCGCTGCCTGTTGCCACTTTACCACAGGTGATTGGAGGAGGGATCAGTCCAGCTCAGTCACCTCAGGTGGCACAAAATGTTCTCCCGAACCAGGCGACTAAAGTGGTGTGGTTACCCTGCGGTGTTAGTACAAGCAGTCCTCAAAATTTGATTCAGTTTCCGTCACCAATGACAGCCAATCCATTACTGATGCCAGGGACAGCATTAGCACCAGCAAGTCAGCCAACACCTTCTTCAGTACCGGGGAGTGTAAATGTTGCTGCCAATGTTGTTAAACAGAACCCACAGTCCAACATTGTCCTTCTGCCACCAGTGACGCCCCAAGGACACATACTGAATGGAATTCGCATTGAAGGTCCACTTAAAGTGCCACCAAGTACAGACGCTCCTAGAATCATTCATGTTGACACACGGAAAGGTATTCAGAGTGTTGGAGTACAAACTGGTTGGGAGACAGTGCAGACCACTAGGactgtcaaaacaaaaaaaacaaatgaagacTCCTCTGCAGGAAAAACAGTATCTGTTGATCCGGGGAAAAAATCTGGGATGGTGTTGATTCAACCAAAAGATAGCAGTATGAATGTCAATGTGTCTCAAGATGCATCGTGGCTTACTCTCAAGTTCCAGGTTGAAGGCAGCAAGGTGGATCACCACACTGCAGCACAGGTGGTAGTGTTGACAGAGTATAAAGTGTCACAGATTGCCAAAATGGTTCTTTTTGGAACTGTCCGCGAGCACTCTCCAGTGATCCTTGATGATGGACGACCCTTTCTTCCAGTTGTTTATACTGGGCCATATATTCCAAAAGACCCGAAAACATttgtaagaaagaaagatgcaAATTTGCCAGTGTCTGAGAAAGCTGATATACTTGTGagtgatgtgtttgaaaaaatgGACAAGTCAGTGAGTGCTGAAAATTTGGATGGTCTGAAAGGTACAGGAAACAGTGACAGTGTCATTCAGACTGTCAAACTGCTTGGGAAAGTTGTGTGGCTTTTTCTGGATTATGATGGCCCCAAAATTTTGTGGAAGCTGGAACCCGGTAAAGGTCATATGTTGGCTCTGCCTCTGGAGCGGAAGTTGCCTGAGGAAGTGTTAAATGAGATCAGAATTATGCTTCTGAAGTATAGGTTGAAAATCCCACCACACCTTGACCCATTCTGTCCTAAACTGTTCTCTTCTACACAGGCAATGAAATCAGATGAAAAAGCAAATGCTAGCACTCGGCTTTTTACACTAAAAAATGCCAGTCCAAACTCCCGGCGATGTATTCAGAGGCTGCCCAAGTCATCACAAAAGAAGGCAAAAGGGACATCAAAGCTACCTGGGACctcaagaaagagaagaagaaaggcaaaGTTGCAACAACCAAAACGAGGtctacaacaacacaaaagagtGAAGTCGTCATCCCCACAGCTGATTGTTAGGGAAAGAGCTGATGTGATCCAGCGAGCTTTAGAAGCTGTCGTGTGTGTGCAAAGACTTCCACTCACTGAGTCACTTCAGCAGCAGCTGAGAGTTCTGTCCAGGTTAAAGAATGGTGACGGACAAATGCAGTCTCTGGAGTGCATCAGAACAAAGAGCCCTGTTAAAGCAGAACACAGTGAGACAGTGCAGGGAATGAGAGGTGACAATGCCCAAACTATGGCACCCCTGGAGGCACATGAAGAAAACCAGATGCTTAAAAGAAATTCAGAAGACGATTTCGAAAAGAAATGCCCAGAGCAAGAAAATCCAAAAGAGCAAAACTTCAACTCAGTGATAACTGACAAAAAAGTTCTGTGTGAAAACGATGAAAATACTGATTCTGTTTCGGACTTTGGACCAGAATCGAATCTGACAAGTGGAACAGGCAAACTACATGATCAGCAAGATTTTGAAGATCCacaacagagagaagaaacaaaattgTTTGACACCTTTGAAGAGCAGATGCATGCAAAGAGGAGAAATAGGAAGAGGCCTGCTGTGGATTCAGGTGTGGAGAGACCAGAGTCTGGAAGCAGTGAACTGTCTGGGAAAGAGGTGCGAAGAAGTTACAGAATCTTATGCAGACCAAAAACTGACTACAAATTAAAGGAACATAGATATGATTATTTGGAGGAGAATGGTGAAGTACTTACTGAAGTCAAAATGGGAGATGCACCTAGAAAAGCACAAAGGAAAACAGATTCAAACCCAGTGGTAGAATCCAAACGGACTGTTCCATATTTTGTCAAAGGCTACCGGCGTTCAGGTTTTGATGTTTATATTGATAAAGGTGCTAGCTTAGAGGAGGAACATGGAACACATGATGACAATCCTGATCAGGACATGGAGGGAAGTGATGATTCTCTTACTGATGAACAGTTCTTGAAGGTACATTCACGTCATGTAAAAGAACTGGTCTTGAAGAAAGCCAAAGCGTTACCAGATTCCAAGAAGAGGGTTGAAGGTCACGTCTTATACCTGTGTGTTATCTGTGGGTCTTTCCAGAGTTTATCCATGAATGAGATAACTGGCCATTTGAAAGAGCATTACAGTGGAGAACTTAATTGTCAAACATGCGACTTCCGAGCAGCCTACAAGCAGGAGTTGATGGAACATGAGGCTTTGGAGCACACAGGGAAGCCTTTGTACCACTGTGATGTGTGCAGCACATCATTCTTCAGCAAGGCGGTGTTCCTGAACCATGTGAAGCGTCACAAAACCAGCACTTCTTGCAAGACCTGCAGTGTGTCCTTTCCCTCAAAGCAGGCTCTGCAGGTTCATGAGGAAGCGCAAAAGAAGATGTTTGTCTGCCACATGTGCTTCACACAGTTCAAGAATGAAAGCACA ACACGGTTGCATTACAAATACTGCTTGAATGGCTACCAGTGCTGCCTCTGTTACGTCAAGAAGACCACAGTCCCTGACTTGACTAGTCACATGGAAGAGGAACACAGCCACCATGGCCCGCTTCATATTTGCAGCTTTGAACACTGTGGTGCTACTTTTCTGACCAAGGAGGAACTTGGAAGTCATACATCTGAACATGTACCAACATTAT
- the LOC143294680 gene encoding uncharacterized protein LOC143294680 isoform X1 — protein sequence MCPLFHSTKYKMAEEGKDGSDCITHSCLLCGQKLGTKEALQQHSETCKVDSVALQIKREPEEETSGIKESGNDTSTKGSPGKLIESTDKSACVEAFGKKQVTSDTCTSSQASTSCIKIKTEPCDAIPSTTDCSQNVVQQPFTHTQMAGQGLNLMPQPLSASPLVFCSPQISETTSIQTSQPMQVSQVRFPVQLTLSPKYHEASKNKTAFELLRQRFRGKNKATPTTSTVRSILPKAIAVSCDEAANGKSDGTTGKGDDNVPRIEKVYYTSKADCDPVGQIKIAENAFHPPPLSKEFKLVHSKQKLAKSHNADKIKQLSEPAVQSSTASGLATSVVKSQCQAGPVVTVSGVQPQQSISHSMQLSQRLQCLPQNVPQTPPALIPAPLGLAPTPQGMLPCSQFTNMPSLLQNNNMVQQFLPPPSLVVFQPAQRNIVQNPVIPLLTPQPPACGVNVLPSHSSSVLLPACTAVTTAPSDLTPQTICSTTSAITVSKHSHAGTSESRKIPASSPATSSVQKAVTEQKLAAPVPLPVATLPQVIGGGISPAQSPQVAQNVLPNQATKVVWLPCGVSTSSPQNLIQFPSPMTANPLLMPGTALAPASQPTPSSVPGSVNVAANVVKQNPQSNIVLLPPVTPQGHILNGIRIEGPLKVPPSTDAPRIIHVDTRKGIQSVGVQTGWETVQTTRTVKTKKTNEDSSAGKTVSVDPGKKSGMVLIQPKDSSMNVNVSQDASWLTLKFQVEGSKVDHHTAAQVVVLTEYKVSQIAKMVLFGTVREHSPVILDDGRPFLPVVYTGPYIPKDPKTFVRKKDANLPVSEKADILVSDVFEKMDKSVSAENLDGLKGTGNSDSVIQTVKLLGKVVWLFLDYDGPKILWKLEPGKGHMLALPLERKLPEEVLNEIRIMLLKYRLKIPPHLDPFCPKLFSSTQAMKSDEKANASTRLFTLKNASPNSRRCIQRLPKSSQKKAKGTSKLPGTSRKRRRKAKLQQPKRGLQQHKRVKSSSPQLIVRERADVIQRALEAVVCVQRLPLTESLQQQLRVLSRLKNGDGQMQSLECIRTKSPVKAEHSETVQGMRGDNAQTMAPLEAHEENQMLKRNSEDDFEKKCPEQENPKEQNFNSVITDKKVLCENDENTDSVSDFGPESNLTSGTGKLHDQQDFEDPQQREETKLFDTFEEQMHAKRRNRKRPAVDSGVERPESGSSELSGKEVRRSYRILCRPKTDYKLKEHRYDYLEENGEVLTEVKMGDAPRKAQRKTDSNPVVESKRTVPYFVKGYRRSGFDVYIDKGASLEEEHGTHDDNPDQDMEGSDDSLTDEQFLKVHSRHVKELVLKKAKALPDSKKRVEGHVLYLCVICGSFQSLSMNEITGHLKEHYSGELNCQTCDFRAAYKQELMEHEALEHTGKPLYHCDVCSTSFFSKAVFLNHVKRHKTSTSCKTCSVSFPSKQALQVHEEAQKKMFVCHMCFTQFKNESTTRLHYKYCLNGYQCCLCYVKKTTVPDLTSHMEEEHSHHGPLHICSFEHCGATFLTKEELGSHTSEHVPTLSRLSKCPPKRRYHRHVPPRTVPHESAKTGDLDRTRPTHGSGEVSKLEVTMSARHERPHISWDFFCMNDIDDTGAA from the exons ATGTGCCCGTTGTTCCACTCGACTAAATATAAAATGGCGGAGGAAGGGAAAG ATGGAAGCGACTGCATTACGCACTCTTGCTTGCTGTGTGGTCAGAAGCTTGGAACAAAAGAAGCTCTACAGCAACATAGTGAGACATGTAAGGTGGATTCTGTTGCACTGCAGATTAAAAGGGAACCTGAAGAAGAGACATCAGGAATCAAAGAATCTGGAAATGATACTTCTACAAAAGGGTCTCCAGGGAAGCTGATTGAATCCACTGACAAGTCTGCTTGTGTAGAAGCTTTTGGTAAGAAGCAGGTCACTTCAGACACATGTACTTCTTCACAAGCAAGTACTTCTTGCATTAAGATCAAGACTGAACCATGTGATGCCATACCTAGCACAACAGACTGCTCACAGAATGTTGTACaacaaccattcacacacacacagatggctggACAAGGACTGAATCTGATGCCTCAGCCATTGTCAGCCAGTCCATTGGTATTCTGCTCACCACAGATATCAGAAACAACTTCTATTCAGACATCTCAACCCATGCAGGTTTCTCAAGTAAGGTTTCCTGTGCAGCTAACACTCTCACCCAAATACCATGAAGCAAGTAAAAATAAGACAGCATTTGAGCTTCTTCGTCAGCGTTTCCGGGGTAAAAACAAAGCCACTCCGACCACCTCGACAGTGAGGAGCATACTTCCCAAAGCAATAGCTGTAAGCTGTGATGAAGCTGCAAATGGTAAATCTGATGGAACTACGGGCAAAGGTGATGACAATGTACCAAGAATAGAAAAAGTTTACTACACATCCAAGGCAGACTGTGATCCTGTTGGACAGATCAAAATAGCTGAGAATGCtttccatcccccacctctctccaaaGAGTTTAAACTGGTTCACTCAAAACAGAAGCTTGCTAAGAGTCATAACGCTGATAAAATTAAACAGTTATCAGAGCCTGCAGTACAGTCCAGTACAGCTTCTGGTTTGGCTACTTCTGTCGTAAAGTCCCAGTGTCAAGCTGGTCCAGTGGTTACTGTATCAGGTGTTCAGCCTCAGCAGAGCATTTCTCATTCAATGCAGCTGTCACAGAGGCTTCAGTGTTTGCCACAAAATGTTCCACAGACACCACCAGCTCTGATCCCTGCTCCTCTGGGTTTGGCTCCCACCCCACAAGGCATGCTTCCCTGTTCACAGTTTACTAATATGCCGAGTCTTTTACAGAATAATAATATGGTCCAGCAGTTTCTTCCTCCTCCGAGTCTGGTTGTTTTTCAGCCAGCCCAAAGAAACATTGTTCAAAATCCAGTGATACCGTTATTGACACCACAGCCGCCTgcctgtggtgttaatgtgttgCCATCCCACTCATCCTCTGTACTCTTGCCTGCTTGCACGGCAGTCACCACTGCTCCGTCTGACTTGACACCACAGACTATTTGCTCCACGACCTCTGCCATCACAGTCAGCAAACATTCACACGCAGGGACTTCAGAAAGTAGAAAGATTCCAGCTTCTTCACCAGCCACCTCTTCAGTACAGAAAGCTGTCACAGAACAGAAACTGGCTGCACCTGTTCCGCTGCCTGTTGCCACTTTACCACAGGTGATTGGAGGAGGGATCAGTCCAGCTCAGTCACCTCAGGTGGCACAAAATGTTCTCCCGAACCAGGCGACTAAAGTGGTGTGGTTACCCTGCGGTGTTAGTACAAGCAGTCCTCAAAATTTGATTCAGTTTCCGTCACCAATGACAGCCAATCCATTACTGATGCCAGGGACAGCATTAGCACCAGCAAGTCAGCCAACACCTTCTTCAGTACCGGGGAGTGTAAATGTTGCTGCCAATGTTGTTAAACAGAACCCACAGTCCAACATTGTCCTTCTGCCACCAGTGACGCCCCAAGGACACATACTGAATGGAATTCGCATTGAAGGTCCACTTAAAGTGCCACCAAGTACAGACGCTCCTAGAATCATTCATGTTGACACACGGAAAGGTATTCAGAGTGTTGGAGTACAAACTGGTTGGGAGACAGTGCAGACCACTAGGactgtcaaaacaaaaaaaacaaatgaagacTCCTCTGCAGGAAAAACAGTATCTGTTGATCCGGGGAAAAAATCTGGGATGGTGTTGATTCAACCAAAAGATAGCAGTATGAATGTCAATGTGTCTCAAGATGCATCGTGGCTTACTCTCAAGTTCCAGGTTGAAGGCAGCAAGGTGGATCACCACACTGCAGCACAGGTGGTAGTGTTGACAGAGTATAAAGTGTCACAGATTGCCAAAATGGTTCTTTTTGGAACTGTCCGCGAGCACTCTCCAGTGATCCTTGATGATGGACGACCCTTTCTTCCAGTTGTTTATACTGGGCCATATATTCCAAAAGACCCGAAAACATttgtaagaaagaaagatgcaAATTTGCCAGTGTCTGAGAAAGCTGATATACTTGTGagtgatgtgtttgaaaaaatgGACAAGTCAGTGAGTGCTGAAAATTTGGATGGTCTGAAAGGTACAGGAAACAGTGACAGTGTCATTCAGACTGTCAAACTGCTTGGGAAAGTTGTGTGGCTTTTTCTGGATTATGATGGCCCCAAAATTTTGTGGAAGCTGGAACCCGGTAAAGGTCATATGTTGGCTCTGCCTCTGGAGCGGAAGTTGCCTGAGGAAGTGTTAAATGAGATCAGAATTATGCTTCTGAAGTATAGGTTGAAAATCCCACCACACCTTGACCCATTCTGTCCTAAACTGTTCTCTTCTACACAGGCAATGAAATCAGATGAAAAAGCAAATGCTAGCACTCGGCTTTTTACACTAAAAAATGCCAGTCCAAACTCCCGGCGATGTATTCAGAGGCTGCCCAAGTCATCACAAAAGAAGGCAAAAGGGACATCAAAGCTACCTGGGACctcaagaaagagaagaagaaaggcaaaGTTGCAACAACCAAAACGAGGtctacaacaacacaaaagagtGAAGTCGTCATCCCCACAGCTGATTGTTAGGGAAAGAGCTGATGTGATCCAGCGAGCTTTAGAAGCTGTCGTGTGTGTGCAAAGACTTCCACTCACTGAGTCACTTCAGCAGCAGCTGAGAGTTCTGTCCAGGTTAAAGAATGGTGACGGACAAATGCAGTCTCTGGAGTGCATCAGAACAAAGAGCCCTGTTAAAGCAGAACACAGTGAGACAGTGCAGGGAATGAGAGGTGACAATGCCCAAACTATGGCACCCCTGGAGGCACATGAAGAAAACCAGATGCTTAAAAGAAATTCAGAAGACGATTTCGAAAAGAAATGCCCAGAGCAAGAAAATCCAAAAGAGCAAAACTTCAACTCAGTGATAACTGACAAAAAAGTTCTGTGTGAAAACGATGAAAATACTGATTCTGTTTCGGACTTTGGACCAGAATCGAATCTGACAAGTGGAACAGGCAAACTACATGATCAGCAAGATTTTGAAGATCCacaacagagagaagaaacaaaattgTTTGACACCTTTGAAGAGCAGATGCATGCAAAGAGGAGAAATAGGAAGAGGCCTGCTGTGGATTCAGGTGTGGAGAGACCAGAGTCTGGAAGCAGTGAACTGTCTGGGAAAGAGGTGCGAAGAAGTTACAGAATCTTATGCAGACCAAAAACTGACTACAAATTAAAGGAACATAGATATGATTATTTGGAGGAGAATGGTGAAGTACTTACTGAAGTCAAAATGGGAGATGCACCTAGAAAAGCACAAAGGAAAACAGATTCAAACCCAGTGGTAGAATCCAAACGGACTGTTCCATATTTTGTCAAAGGCTACCGGCGTTCAGGTTTTGATGTTTATATTGATAAAGGTGCTAGCTTAGAGGAGGAACATGGAACACATGATGACAATCCTGATCAGGACATGGAGGGAAGTGATGATTCTCTTACTGATGAACAGTTCTTGAAGGTACATTCACGTCATGTAAAAGAACTGGTCTTGAAGAAAGCCAAAGCGTTACCAGATTCCAAGAAGAGGGTTGAAGGTCACGTCTTATACCTGTGTGTTATCTGTGGGTCTTTCCAGAGTTTATCCATGAATGAGATAACTGGCCATTTGAAAGAGCATTACAGTGGAGAACTTAATTGTCAAACATGCGACTTCCGAGCAGCCTACAAGCAGGAGTTGATGGAACATGAGGCTTTGGAGCACACAGGGAAGCCTTTGTACCACTGTGATGTGTGCAGCACATCATTCTTCAGCAAGGCGGTGTTCCTGAACCATGTGAAGCGTCACAAAACCAGCACTTCTTGCAAGACCTGCAGTGTGTCCTTTCCCTCAAAGCAGGCTCTGCAGGTTCATGAGGAAGCGCAAAAGAAGATGTTTGTCTGCCACATGTGCTTCACACAGTTCAAGAATGAAAGCACA ACACGGTTGCATTACAAATACTGCTTGAATGGCTACCAGTGCTGCCTCTGTTACGTCAAGAAGACCACAGTCCCTGACTTGACTAGTCACATGGAAGAGGAACACAGCCACCATGGCCCGCTTCATATTTGCAGCTTTGAACACTGTGGTGCTACTTTTCTGACCAAGGAGGAACTTGGAAGTCATACATCTGAACATGTACCAACATTAT